In the genome of Solea senegalensis isolate Sse05_10M unplaced genomic scaffold, IFAPA_SoseM_1 scf7180000016583, whole genome shotgun sequence, the window CGGTACTGAAGCCCAACCCACAACAGGAGCTCATCAACAAAGCGTCACCTCTGCCTCTTCAGTCGTCCCTGACTCCGCCCTCCTCCTCAGGCGCCACAAACCCCGCTGAGGTTCTGGTTCTCAAGGCGGAGCCAGGAGCATCTGCCACGATCAAAGCTGAACCCGACGAACACAAAGTAACGGAAGCTGAAGGTCACGCAGACTCTGTGACGTCACGCGCTCGCGGCACGCCATACAAACCCAACGTGGCCGCAGTGCGGCCGCCCGCGCACACCGACCGCCGCGAAGCTCATCGAAGCAGGAAGTCCTCTCAAGAGAAGCCGGCGGTGGCCGACGACGCAGAGTCTGGCCACGCCTCCGAGCTCGTCCACCGCTGCCCCCGCTGCGGCGAGGCGTTCGGTCAGGCCGGCGGGCTCCGCCTCCACCTGGAGCAGAAACGGAAGACCTACGCATGCGACTGGTGCTGCAAGTCCTTCGCGCAGTCGGCAGACCTGCGGCGCCACCTGCGCACGCACACGGGCGAGCGGCCGCACTGCTGCACCTTCTGCTCCAAGAGCTTCAGCCAGCGAGGGAACCTGCGGCGGCACCTGAGGATCCACACGGGCGAGCGGCCGTACAGCTGCCCGTTCTGCTGCCGCAGCTTCAGCGACGGCGACACCATGAAGAAACACCAGCGCACGCATTCAGGAGAGAAGCCGTACCGCTGCGCGCGCTGCGCCGGGTCCTTCAGCACCGCCGCCGGCCTGCAGGTCCACTTAAAGAAGGACATGTGTTTCGTGGCCAGCGGCTGAGCCCACCACGTTCAAACTAATCTT includes:
- the LOC122763215 gene encoding zinc finger protein 771-like, whose translation is MTKVQLLSGYLTERLSAVVKEILEVVEDTVTEYREEAARTRRENDSLRRQLRDILLLETDTEWLRSTRSGLGLAAPQQQCTDPELRLHSEEAELTLKQSQLPPVNSAKQNHERAVTVQLLSDENGTSPRTFLLPGEEEPGEAREPVLKPNPQQELINKASPLPLQSSLTPPSSSGATNPAEVLVLKAEPGASATIKAEPDEHKVTEAEGHADSVTSRARGTPYKPNVAAVRPPAHTDRREAHRSRKSSQEKPAVADDAESGHASELVHRCPRCGEAFGQAGGLRLHLEQKRKTYACDWCCKSFAQSADLRRHLRTHTGERPHCCTFCSKSFSQRGNLRRHLRIHTGERPYSCPFCCRSFSDGDTMKKHQRTHSGEKPYRCARCAGSFSTAAGLQVHLKKDMCFVASG